The genomic stretch TCGGAGTCCTCACTCACCAAAATGAGCGGAAAATCGTGCATCCGCTGATCAGCACCGCTAAATACCGGCAAGTAAATCAGGATCATACTCAGCATTAACACGGCTACAGACCAGACCGGAAACCACGCAAATTTAATTTTTAATAAGTTTTTCAATTGAAGCTAGCTCCTTTAATTTACTTTAGTTTACGATTCAGTAAACGAATACTCAGGTATACCATTTCTTTATCCTCTTCATCTAATTGCTCGAATTGTTCCTTGACTGACAGATCCATCTCCGGAATAAAAAGAACGTCATTGCCTTTATCCGTCAGTGTAATTCGGTGACTTCGCCGATCCTCTGGATTATCTATGCGATTGACATAACCTCTTTGTTCAAGGGAGTCTACCAAATAAGTGATCGAAGCCGCCTTAATTTCTAGATACTGGGCTAAATGTACAGATAGACAAGGTCCTTCTCGTTGAACTTTTGTTAAAATGGCAAATTGATTCAAAGTTAAATCGTATTTTCGCAAATGATCT from Paenibacillus polygoni encodes the following:
- a CDS encoding MarR family winged helix-turn-helix transcriptional regulator, yielding MDHQISLDMLMDTYNQLEQKLTNYRIKAFVDHLRKYDLTLNQFAILTKVQREGPCLSVHLAQYLEIKAASITYLVDSLEQRGYVNRIDNPEDRRSHRITLTDKGNDVLFIPEMDLSVKEQFEQLDEEDKEMVYLSIRLLNRKLK